A single Lolium perenne isolate Kyuss_39 chromosome 6, Kyuss_2.0, whole genome shotgun sequence DNA region contains:
- the LOC127308649 gene encoding putative FBD-associated F-box protein At5g22720 isoform X1: MEKETATAAAEPAPHVTSDLISGLPDDILGAIISILPTKDGGRTQALSRRWRHLWRSAPLNLTVCSQSFIFPNFILPSAVSKIIAEHPGPARRFFFLGFSDLYSELESWFHSRALANLQELTVQCFKPPASSHLLLPSLLRSASTLLFVTISHINFPDQIAPCMRFPLLKQLSLLSLSISGGVFHDLLSRCHALESLFVSEVRAEGCLRVSSATLRSIGLEGNHFRKMELVIEDAPRLKRLLLPRGNGCRTIRIMRAPKLEILGPFSRDFSKIQVFKGLSPVSMTNSMCTVKVLAVGSCSSQLNAVLSVLRFFPCLEKLYVTLCSRYEMDKKCEPQYDPLHPIECLQTHLKEVVLRHYSGHEKQVDFARFFVLNAKVLSKIEFQAYGDYSNEPVAYQHRLLQVENSVSRDVQFEIRSNCRWHDCHLKEHIHNLSVWDPFKLMPGRCAIICRPCACT, translated from the exons ATGGAGAAGGAGACTGCGACGGCTGCGGCGGAACCCGCTCCCCATGTAACCAGCGATCTCATCAGCGGTCTTCCCGATGATATTCTCGGCGCCATCATCTCCATCCTCCCCACCAAGGACGGCGGCCGCACACAGGCCCTCTCCCGCCGatggcgccacctctggcgctcGGCGCCGCTCAACCTCACGGTCTGCTCCCAAAGCTTCATCTTCCCCAACTTCATCCTTCCCTCCGCTGTCTCCAAGATAATCGCTGAGCACCCTGGTCCCGCCCGCAGATTCTTTTTCCTCGGATTCAGCGACCTCTACTCCGAGCTGGAGAGTTGGTTCCACTCCCGAGCCCTCGCCAACCTCCAGGAGCTTACTGTCCAATGCTTCAAGCCACCTGCGTCCAGCCACCTGCTGCTACCATCCCTGCTCCGCTCCGCGTCCACTCTCCTTTTTGTCACGATCAGCCATATCAATTTCCCCGATCAGATCGCACCATGTATGCGTTTCCCTCTCCTCAAGCAGCTCTCCTTGCTTAGCCTTTCCATCTCCGGGGGCGTCTTCCATGACTTACTCTCTCGCTGCCATGCCTTGGAGAGCTTATTCGTGTCGGAAGTTCGTGCTGAGGGTTGCCTCCGTGTTAGTTCCGCGACTCTTCGTAGCATTGGCTTAGAGGGCAACCATTTTCGGAAAATGGAATTGGTCATTGAGGACGCTCCTCGCCTTAAAAGGCTATTATTGCCTCGCGGAAATGGTTGTCGGACTATCCGGATAATGAGGGCACCTAAACTAGAGATATTAGGCCCCTTCTCACGTGATTTCTCCAAAATTCAGGTTTTCAAG GGACTGAGCCCAGTTAGCATGACGAACTCGATGTGCACTGTAAAGGTTTTGGCCGTCGGTTCTTGTAGTTCTCAATTGAATGCAGTTCTTAGCGTCCTCAGGTTCTTCCCCTGTTTGGAAAAACTCTATGTCACT TTATGCTCTCGCTATGAGATGGATAAGAAATGTGAGCCTCAGTATGACCCACTACATCCAATTGAATGCCTTCAGACCCATCTCAAAGAAGTGGTGTTGCGACATTACTCTGGCCATGAGAAGCAGGTTGACTTTGCCAGGTTCTTTGTTTTGAATGCAAAAGTGCTCagcaaaatagaatttcaagcATATGGCGACTACAGCAATGAACCGGTAGCTTATCAACACAGACTACTGCAAGTGGAAAACAGTGTTTCTCGAGATGTTcaatttgaaatcaggagtaattgTCGTTGGCATGATTGCCATCTCAAAGAGCACATCCACAATTTGTCAGTGTGGGACCCCTTCAAATTGATGCCTGGACGTTGCGCTATTATATGTAGACCGTGTGCTTGTACCTGA
- the LOC127308649 gene encoding uncharacterized protein isoform X2, whose product MIFSAPSSPSSPPRTAAAHRPSPADGATSGARRRSTSRFFFLGFSDLYSELESWFHSRALANLQELTVQCFKPPASSHLLLPSLLRSASTLLFVTISHINFPDQIAPCMRFPLLKQLSLLSLSISGGVFHDLLSRCHALESLFVSEVRAEGCLRVSSATLRSIGLEGNHFRKMELVIEDAPRLKRLLLPRGNGCRTIRIMRAPKLEILGPFSRDFSKIQVFKGLSPVSMTNSMCTVKVLAVGSCSSQLNAVLSVLRFFPCLEKLYVTLCSRYEMDKKCEPQYDPLHPIECLQTHLKEVVLRHYSGHEKQVDFARFFVLNAKVLSKIEFQAYGDYSNEPVAYQHRLLQVENSVSRDVQFEIRSNCRWHDCHLKEHIHNLSVWDPFKLMPGRCAIICRPCACT is encoded by the exons ATGATATTCTCGGCGCCATCATCTCCATCCTCCCCACCAAGGACGGCGGCCGCACACAGGCCCTCTCCCGCCGatggcgccacctctggcgctcGGCGCCGCTCAACCTCACG ATTCTTTTTCCTCGGATTCAGCGACCTCTACTCCGAGCTGGAGAGTTGGTTCCACTCCCGAGCCCTCGCCAACCTCCAGGAGCTTACTGTCCAATGCTTCAAGCCACCTGCGTCCAGCCACCTGCTGCTACCATCCCTGCTCCGCTCCGCGTCCACTCTCCTTTTTGTCACGATCAGCCATATCAATTTCCCCGATCAGATCGCACCATGTATGCGTTTCCCTCTCCTCAAGCAGCTCTCCTTGCTTAGCCTTTCCATCTCCGGGGGCGTCTTCCATGACTTACTCTCTCGCTGCCATGCCTTGGAGAGCTTATTCGTGTCGGAAGTTCGTGCTGAGGGTTGCCTCCGTGTTAGTTCCGCGACTCTTCGTAGCATTGGCTTAGAGGGCAACCATTTTCGGAAAATGGAATTGGTCATTGAGGACGCTCCTCGCCTTAAAAGGCTATTATTGCCTCGCGGAAATGGTTGTCGGACTATCCGGATAATGAGGGCACCTAAACTAGAGATATTAGGCCCCTTCTCACGTGATTTCTCCAAAATTCAGGTTTTCAAG GGACTGAGCCCAGTTAGCATGACGAACTCGATGTGCACTGTAAAGGTTTTGGCCGTCGGTTCTTGTAGTTCTCAATTGAATGCAGTTCTTAGCGTCCTCAGGTTCTTCCCCTGTTTGGAAAAACTCTATGTCACT TTATGCTCTCGCTATGAGATGGATAAGAAATGTGAGCCTCAGTATGACCCACTACATCCAATTGAATGCCTTCAGACCCATCTCAAAGAAGTGGTGTTGCGACATTACTCTGGCCATGAGAAGCAGGTTGACTTTGCCAGGTTCTTTGTTTTGAATGCAAAAGTGCTCagcaaaatagaatttcaagcATATGGCGACTACAGCAATGAACCGGTAGCTTATCAACACAGACTACTGCAAGTGGAAAACAGTGTTTCTCGAGATGTTcaatttgaaatcaggagtaattgTCGTTGGCATGATTGCCATCTCAAAGAGCACATCCACAATTTGTCAGTGTGGGACCCCTTCAAATTGATGCCTGGACGTTGCGCTATTATATGTAGACCGTGTGCTTGTACCTGA
- the LOC127308650 gene encoding ribosomal RNA small subunit methyltransferase, chloroplastic isoform X1, with the protein MVALTSLSPHSPRPSPSTANPRRRPPPPHVTAPPRGHIRPTAAVASAATNSDGGGADDYHSTIRSLNSHGRHVPRKSLGQNYMLNTRVNEELVAAAGVEEGDVVLEIGPGTGSLTAALLAAGATVVGVEKDKNMAALVKDRFGSTNQLKIIEEDITKFHVHSHFLPILEEKSHHKKKYAKVVSNLPFNVSTEVVKQILPMGDVFSVMVLMLQDETALRLANAAIQTPEYRPINVFVNFYSEPEYKFKVERANFFPQPKVDGGVIRFKLKNAGEYPHVSSNKSFFAMVNSAFNGKRKMLRKSLQHICSSADIEVALTNIGLPATARPSDLVMDDFVRLHNHLPKESQGFPYCR; encoded by the exons ATGGTGGCGCTCACTTCCTTATCCCCACACTCGCCGAGGCCTTCCCCGTCTACGGCGAATCCTCGCCGCCGGCCACCGCCGCCTCACGTAACCGCCCCACCCCGCGGCCATATCCGGCCCACCGCCGCCGTCGCATCCGCCGCCACCAActccgacggcggcggcgccgaCGACTACCACTCCACCATCCGCTCGCTCAACTCCCACGGCCGCCACGTCCCCCGCAAATCCCTCGGCCAG AACTACATGCTCAACACGAGGGTGAACGAGgagctggtggcggcggcgggggtggaGGAGGGGGACGTCGTGCTCGAGATCGGCCCGGGGACGGGCTCGCTCACGGCCGCGCTCCTCGCGGCCGGCGccacagtcgtcggcgtcgagaag GATAAGAATATGGCTGCCCTTGTCAAAGATAGGTTCGGATCCACAAATCAATTGAAG ATCATTGAAGAAGATATCACAAAATTTCATGTTCACTCCCATTTTCTCCCTATCCTGGAGGAGAAATCCcatcacaagaagaaatatgcCAAG GTTGTGTCAAACTTACCATTCAATGTCAGCACTGAAGTTGTCAAACAAATCCTCCCAATGGGGGATGTTTTCTCTGTCATGGTGCTTATGCTTCAG GATGAAACAGCGCTACGCCTTGCAAACGCTGCAATACAAACACCTGAGTACCGACCTATCAATGTATTTGTGAATTTTTACTCTG AACCTGAGTACAAGTTCAAGGTTGAGAGGGCAAATTTCTTTCCTCAACCGAAG GTTGATGGTGGTGTTATAAGATTTAAACTAAAGAACGCTGGAGAGTACCCACATGTTTCTTCCAACAAAAGTTTCTTCGCAATG GTGAACTCCGCGTTCAATGGGAAGCGGAAGATGCTTCGGAAATCACTTCAACACATATGTTCTTCAGCTGACATCGAGGTCGCTCTTACCAATATCGGTCTTCCAGCTACG GCTAGACCATCTGATCTGGTGATGGATGATTTCGTGAGGTTGCACAATCACCTCCCAAAA GAATCTCAGGGTTTTCCTTACTGCAGATGA
- the LOC127308650 gene encoding ribosomal RNA small subunit methyltransferase, chloroplastic isoform X2, which yields MVALTSLSPHSPRPSPSTANPRRRPPPPHVTAPPRGHIRPTAAVASAATNSDGGGADDYHSTIRSLNSHGRHVPRKSLGQNYMLNTRVNEELVAAAGVEEGDVVLEIGPGTGSLTAALLAAGATVVGVEKDKNMAALVKDRFGSTNQLKIIEEDITKFHVHSHFLPILEEKSHHKKKYAKVVSNLPFNVSTEVVKQILPMGDVFSVMVLMLQDETALRLANAAIQTPEYRPINVFVNFYSEPEYKFKVERANFFPQPKVDGGVIRFKLKNAGEYPHVSSNKSFFAMVNSAFNGKRKMLRKSLQHICSSADIEVALTNIGLPATARPSDLVMDDFVRLHNHLPKMTCTQE from the exons ATGGTGGCGCTCACTTCCTTATCCCCACACTCGCCGAGGCCTTCCCCGTCTACGGCGAATCCTCGCCGCCGGCCACCGCCGCCTCACGTAACCGCCCCACCCCGCGGCCATATCCGGCCCACCGCCGCCGTCGCATCCGCCGCCACCAActccgacggcggcggcgccgaCGACTACCACTCCACCATCCGCTCGCTCAACTCCCACGGCCGCCACGTCCCCCGCAAATCCCTCGGCCAG AACTACATGCTCAACACGAGGGTGAACGAGgagctggtggcggcggcgggggtggaGGAGGGGGACGTCGTGCTCGAGATCGGCCCGGGGACGGGCTCGCTCACGGCCGCGCTCCTCGCGGCCGGCGccacagtcgtcggcgtcgagaag GATAAGAATATGGCTGCCCTTGTCAAAGATAGGTTCGGATCCACAAATCAATTGAAG ATCATTGAAGAAGATATCACAAAATTTCATGTTCACTCCCATTTTCTCCCTATCCTGGAGGAGAAATCCcatcacaagaagaaatatgcCAAG GTTGTGTCAAACTTACCATTCAATGTCAGCACTGAAGTTGTCAAACAAATCCTCCCAATGGGGGATGTTTTCTCTGTCATGGTGCTTATGCTTCAG GATGAAACAGCGCTACGCCTTGCAAACGCTGCAATACAAACACCTGAGTACCGACCTATCAATGTATTTGTGAATTTTTACTCTG AACCTGAGTACAAGTTCAAGGTTGAGAGGGCAAATTTCTTTCCTCAACCGAAG GTTGATGGTGGTGTTATAAGATTTAAACTAAAGAACGCTGGAGAGTACCCACATGTTTCTTCCAACAAAAGTTTCTTCGCAATG GTGAACTCCGCGTTCAATGGGAAGCGGAAGATGCTTCGGAAATCACTTCAACACATATGTTCTTCAGCTGACATCGAGGTCGCTCTTACCAATATCGGTCTTCCAGCTACG GCTAGACCATCTGATCTGGTGATGGATGATTTCGTGAGGTTGCACAATCACCTCCCAAAA ATGACATGTACGCAAGAATGA